From Rutidosis leptorrhynchoides isolate AG116_Rl617_1_P2 chromosome 3, CSIRO_AGI_Rlap_v1, whole genome shotgun sequence, a single genomic window includes:
- the LOC139900503 gene encoding uncharacterized protein, which produces MKVIVKTLKGTHFEIEVKLEDTVADVKKIIETVQGSNVYPAAQQMLIHQGKVLKDGTTLEENKVVENSFIVVMISKSKSSSAETSTPAPTPAPVVASPQVPATVTQPASVPSSIPTSEPIQNVSSGNVYGDAASNLVAGNNLEGAIQQILDMGGGTWDRDTVVRALRAAFNNPERAVDYLYSGIPESAQLPPVAGPPPVPAVNPPVQPPQATQPAAAPPTGPNANPLNLFPQGLPDMGATAAAGTGAGAGGNLDFLRNNQQFQALRAMVQANPQILQPMLQELGKQNPQLVRLIQEHQADFLRLINEPVEGGEDLLGQLAGGMPQTVTVTPEEGEAIERLEAMGFDRALVLEVFFACNKNEELAANYLLDHMHEFEDYWGAGIATAGDDAWVVKSPDPQLTVVQKKKSRTKMSLVDDSPVNSSSSDDFAAFLDTELDSVSDTSSDVKDITNEILSDINRTKRQKIEVMESVTEIIDLTSQDETTQTLDVLVNEDTCTHPGVMGGMCIKCGEKMNCESGIPLAYVHKDLRLAKDEMERLRNTDLKNSKKLILVLDLDHTLLNSTHIMDVCQEEGYLMNPSDPMQDALKSSLFKLPRMNMMTKLRPFVHDFLKEASKLFEMYIYTMGKREYAKEMAILLDPQKVYFGSRVIAQNDCTEEHRKGLDVVLGQESAILVIDDTEGVWVKHKENLILIERYLFFASSCKQFGYKCKSLSELKSDESKVDGSLATVLQVLKKIHKKFFDPELDENIAVRDVRQVLGAVRCEVLKGCKVVFSRVFPTKFPAENHQLWKMAERLGAICATEVDPSVTHVISTDTGTEKSHWAVHHKKYLVEPRWLEAAYLLWQRQSEEQFPVKETKKQ; this is translated from the exons ATGAAGGTTATCGTGAAAACCTTGAAGGGGACTCACTTTGAAATCGAAGTGAAGCTCGAAGATACG GTTGCTGATGTGAAGAAAATTATAGAAACTGTTCAGGGATCGAATGTATATCCAGCCGCACAGCAGATGCTCATCCATCAGGGTAAAGTGCTAAAGGATGGCACTACTTTGGAAGAAAATAAAGTTGTGGAAAATAGTTTTATCGTCGTTATGATATCGAAG AGCAAGAGTTCATCTGCTGAAACTTCAACACCAGCTCCAACTCCTGCTCCGGTGGTTGCTTCCCCTCAGGTTCCTGCAACTGTGACACA GCCTGCATCTGTACCTTCATCTATTCCGACCTCAGAACCTATTCAGAATGTCTCGTCTGGTAACGTATATGGCGATGCAGCATCAAATCTAGTTGCAGGAAACAATCTTGAAGGTGCAATTCAGCAGATTCTTGATATGGGTGGAGGTACTTGGGACAGGGATACAGTTGTTCGTGCTCTTCGTGCTGCTTTCAACAATCCAGAAAGAGCTGTTGATTATCTGTATTCT GGCATACCTGAGTCAGCTCAGCTTCCTCCAGTAGCTGGACCTCCACCAGTGCCAGCTGTAAACCCGCCGGTTCAGCCACCACAAGCCACCCAACCAGCCGCTGCACCACCTACCGGACCAAACGCAAATCCGTTGAATCTTTTCCCTCAG GGTCTGCCTGACATGGGTGCGACTGCTGCTGCGGGTACGGGTGCCGGTGCTGGCGGTAATCTGGATTTTCTGCGCAACAATCAACAGTTTCAAGCTTTACGAGCCATGGTGCAAGCTAATCCACAAATCTTACAG CCTATGCTGCAAGAGTTGGGGAAACAAAATCCTCAGTTAGTGAGACTCATTCAAGAGCATCAAGCCGATTTCCTTCGTCTCATCAATGAACCTGTTGAAGGCGGAGA GGATTTACTTGGACAGCTTGCTGGTGGGATGCCTCAAACTGTAACAGTTACTCCCGAGGAAGGTGAAGCTATTGAGCgt TTAGAAGCAATGGGATTTGACAGAGCGTTAGTATTGGAGGTATTTTTCGCCTGCAACAAGAATGAAGAGCTTGCTGCCAATTACTTACTGGACCACATGCATGAATTCGAAGACTA TTGGGGGGCGGGTATAGCAACTGCGGGAGATGATGCGTGGGTGGTTAAATCACCTGATCCCCAACTAACTgttgtccaaaaaaaaaaatcaaggacAA AAATGAGTTTAGTGGATGATTCGCCGGTTAACTCATCCAGCAGTGATGATTTTGCCGCCTTTCTTGATACAGAATTAGATTCTGTATCTGATACCTCCTCTGATGTAAAAGACATCACTAATGAGATCTTATCAGATATAAATAG GACAAAAAGGCAAAAAATTGAAGTGATGGAAAGTGTTACGGAAATCATTGATTTAACGTCTCAGGACGAAACAACACAAACTTTAG ACGTATTGGTGAATGAGGATACATGTACGCATCCTGGTGTTATGGGAGGAATGTGCATAAAATGTGGAGAAAAAATGAATTGTGAGTCTGGTATACCGTTGGCTTATGTACACAAG GATCTGAGGCTTGCTAAGGATGAAATGGAACGATTGCGTAATACGGATTTAAAGAATTCAAAGAAGCTTATTTTGGTTCTTGATCTGGATCACACATTACTTAATTCAACTCATATAATGGACGTATGTCAAGAAGAAGGTTATCTAATGAACCCAAGTGATCCTATGCAAG ATGCATTAAAAAGCAGTTTGTTTAAATTGCCTCGCATGAACATGATGACAAAATTAAGACCCTTTGTGCACGATTTCTTGAAAGAAGCTAGCAAACTCTTCGAGATGTACATTTACACCATGGGAAAACGTGAGTATGCAAAAGAAATGGCGATTCTGCTGGACCCACAAAAGGTTTACTTTGGTTCTAGAGTGATTGCACAAAATGATTGCACCGAAGAGCATCGTAAAGGTCTTGATGTCGTACTTGGGCAAGAAAGTGCGATTCTAGTTATTGATGATACCGAAGGA GTATGGGTGAAGCACAAAGAGAATTTGATTTTAATTGAGAGATACCTTTTTTTTGCTTCAAGCTGTAAGCAATTCGGATACAAATGTAAATCGCTTTCTGAACTGAAATCAGATGAAAGTAAAGTTGATGGAAGTCTTGCTACTGTTCTACAAGTGCTCAAAAAAATCCACAAAAAGTTCTTCGATCCC GAACTAGATGAAAATATTGCGGTCCGAGATGTACGGCAG GTACTGGGGGCAGTTCGTTGTGAAGTATTGAAGGGGTGTAAAGTTGTGTTTAGTCGTGTGTTTCCTACAAAGTTCCCGGCTGAAAATCATCAGTTATGGAAGATGGCTGAACGGTTAGGAGCGATATGTGCAACAGAAGTCGACCCGTCAGTGACACATGTCATTTCAACAGATACAGGAACTGAAAAGTCACATTGGGCGGTTCATCATAAGAAGTATTTGGTTGAACCAAGATGGTTAGAAGCTGCGTATTTATTGTGGCAGAGGCAATCTGAGGAGCAATTTCCTGTAAAGGAAACTAAAAAACAATAG